AATTTCCAGATGATGCGAGTCATTTCATCGCCATCGAGTTCGACTACGGGGTTGGTAACTTTAATTTTTGAAGACATTTTTCTTATTGGTTAATTTTATGGTTGATGAATAGCCTTAATTTGTCTTTCGTTTTTCGTTTGTGGTCTTTCGAAAGACGAATTACGATTTTGCAAAATTAACAAGAAATTCCAATTTCCATTAAGATATTAAAATCAGCCATCGTTCACAATTTCGTTAAATTTTATACTTTTGCCATCACTTTACCGTGAACGTTTATAATTCAATTGATAATTTCCCTGGCACTGCCAATGCAGTGGTGACGATTGGCACTTTTGATGGTGTACATATTGGTCATCAGCAGATCATACGCAATTTAAGGAAGCTGGCTGCCGAAACTCACGGTGAGACGGTTCTGTTGACATTTTTTCCGCATCCAAGAATGGTTCTCCAGCCGGATGACAATGATTTGAAGCTCATTACCACAATGGTGGAACGTGAAGAGTTATTGCGTTCATTTGGAATTGACCATCTGATAATTCAGCCTTTCAATAAGGAATTTTCCCGGATCAGTGCCACTGAATTTGTCAGGGATCAGCTCATGCAGAAAATTGGTATGAAGACATTGGTCATTGGCTACGATCATCATTTCGGAAGAAACAGAGAAGGTTCATACAAGGACCTTGAGGAAATGTCTCCGGTTTATGGATTTCGTCTCGAAGAAATCAATGAACAAGTGATAAATCACGTTGCAGTAAGTTCAACGAAAGTGAGAAAAGCGCTTCTGGAAGGCGATATTGTATCGGCAAATCAACTTTTAGGTCATCGATTTTCATTCAGGGGAAAAGTTGTGGAAGGGGATAAGATCGGCCGTACAATTGGATTTCCAACGGCAAATATTGAGATCCCGGAGCCATATAAACTAATTCCTGCAATTGGAATTTATGCTGTTAGGATTCAAGTCGGCAACGTAGTAAGAAACGGAATGCTATACATTGGGCATAGACCTGTGATCGATGGTAAAATTTTACGCATTGAAGTCAACATTTTTGATTTCGATGAAGATATTTACGGGCAGGAGATACAGGTCATTTTTGTATCCAGGATTCGCGGAGATATGTCTTTTAAAGATCTGCAGGGACTGAAAGAAAAGCTAAATGAAGACAAAACTGTTGCAACAAAAATCCTTTCCTAACGTTTCCTTTAAAAAGCCCTGACTTGAAACTTGGATCACTCATATTTTTATTATTTCTTTCTGTCTTTTGCAAAGGCCAGGAAACGGAATTGATCCTGAATGATTCGTCCTATATTTATCGGTCAGTTGAAGAAATCAAAGCTCATCCTGAAAGAGTATTCAGGTTAAATCTGAGTAAACAAAAGTTAGACACATTTCCACCGGAAATTTTTGAATGTACAAACCTTATCGAACTCGACTTAAGTAAAAATAAGATTGAGGAAATTCCACCGCAGATCGGTCGATTGATCAATCTGGAAAAACTGTCAATGGCCAATAACGGACTTGTGCATCTTCCAAAAGAAATTGGAAAACTCACACAGTTAAAATATCTGGGATTGAACAGAAATATTTTAGAAGATCTTCCTGCAGAAATTGGAGATCTGGAAAGTCTTGAAGTTTTTGAAATGTGGGACAACGAACTCAAAGATCTTCCTGACGAAATGGGTAAATTAACAAATCTGAAGATCCTCGAAATCCGCGGTATCCTTTTCACAGAAGAACAACAAGCCCGGATCGATAACATGATTGTCAAGACAGCGAAGATTTTGATGTCGCCGGCGTGTAATTGTAAATAACGAATAACGAATAGTGATAGGTGAAACTTATTGGTAGGTACTTACTTTTTTCTTTTTTCTTTTTTTTTCTTTTAAGTTTTCATTATCACTTTATCACTTAGCTATAATATTAATTAAAAACGAACAACAACCCCCGCCATCCAATTCGCTCCTGCTTGAGGATAGTAGTAATTATAATCCGTGCGTTGGTTCGAACTGTAATCGCTAAAAGTAT
The sequence above is drawn from the Bacteroidota bacterium genome and encodes:
- a CDS encoding bifunctional riboflavin kinase/FAD synthetase → MNVYNSIDNFPGTANAVVTIGTFDGVHIGHQQIIRNLRKLAAETHGETVLLTFFPHPRMVLQPDDNDLKLITTMVEREELLRSFGIDHLIIQPFNKEFSRISATEFVRDQLMQKIGMKTLVIGYDHHFGRNREGSYKDLEEMSPVYGFRLEEINEQVINHVAVSSTKVRKALLEGDIVSANQLLGHRFSFRGKVVEGDKIGRTIGFPTANIEIPEPYKLIPAIGIYAVRIQVGNVVRNGMLYIGHRPVIDGKILRIEVNIFDFDEDIYGQEIQVIFVSRIRGDMSFKDLQGLKEKLNEDKTVATKILS
- a CDS encoding leucine-rich repeat domain-containing protein, which gives rise to MKLGSLIFLLFLSVFCKGQETELILNDSSYIYRSVEEIKAHPERVFRLNLSKQKLDTFPPEIFECTNLIELDLSKNKIEEIPPQIGRLINLEKLSMANNGLVHLPKEIGKLTQLKYLGLNRNILEDLPAEIGDLESLEVFEMWDNELKDLPDEMGKLTNLKILEIRGILFTEEQQARIDNMIVKTAKILMSPACNCK